In a single window of the Coregonus clupeaformis isolate EN_2021a unplaced genomic scaffold, ASM2061545v1 scaf0985, whole genome shotgun sequence genome:
- the LOC121542402 gene encoding C-type lectin domain family 4 member F-like, whose product MPEELQYSTVVLKNPNFTSPKVKEGLFLVKDGPPPHSQPFRGVAVCLGVLCVLLVLTSIPFCVYFSTSLSEHNTNLVKELEQLTDDHISLLAANQDLMNLYCKLSEANHILQSDYINVSTENQQLKAERMNLSRDRDGLNWTLGVIFQLKKFPVDNYCPYKDANIKVPFGHLWRTWQGSRQHCKNNNADLVDIDSQEEQEFILNNTQAYYDEDHGYWIGLTDIAEDGQWLWVDGRHQNLTDGFWKRQPVWGRDCALTNPNNAPLANWNAASCGQRNRWICESRALIWSG is encoded by the exons ATGCCAGAAGAGTTGCAGTATTCTACAGTGGTTTTAAAAAATCCAAATTTTACTTCACCAAAAG TGAAGGAGGGCCTATTCCTAGTGAAGGATGGCCCTCCTCCCCACTCTCAACCCTTTCGTGGagtggcagtgtgtttgggaGTTCTTTGTGTCCTGTTGGTGTTAACAAGTATACCTTTCTGTGTCTACT TCAGCACCTCCCTCTCCGAGCACAACACAAATCTGgtgaaggaactggagcagttaACAGATGACCATATATCCCTACTGGCAGCCAATCAGGACCTAATGAATCTCTACTGCAAGCTGAGTGAAGCCAATCACATTTTGCAGAGCGATTACATCAATGTGTCTACTGAAAACCAGCAATTGAAGGCAGAGAGGATGAACTTGTCAAGAGACAGAGATGGGCTCAATTGGACTCTTGGGGTCATATTTCAGTTGAAGAAGTTCCCAGTTGATAACTACTGCCCATATAAAGATGCCAACATCAAAG TCCCCTTTGGTCACCTTTGGAGGACCTGGCAAGGAAGCAGACAGCACTGCAAGAACAACAATGCCGATTTGGTTGACATAGACAGTCAAGAGGAACAG GAATTCATTCTTAACAACACTCAAGCCTACTATGATGAAGATCATGGGTACTGGATCGGCCTGACTGACATAGCTGAAGACGGTCAATGGCTTTGGGTTGATGGACGTCATCAGAATCTGACTGATGG gTTTTGGAAGCGTCAGCCTGTGTGGGGTCGTGATTGTGCTTTAACTAACCCAAACAATGCACCTTTGGCTAATTGGAATGCTGCATCATGTGGCCAGAGAAACCGATGGATCTGTGAGAGTAGAGCATTAATATGGTCAGGGTAA